One window of Chamaesiphon minutus PCC 6605 genomic DNA carries:
- a CDS encoding cobaltochelatase subunit CobN produces the protein MHRLATIPGGWNPAAEGVIFVEQQPAPIAFITAADTDIQTLAVATTQLSEEFPQVRVVNLLQLQQQLTIDTYAEDVLTAAKVIIVRLIGGQSYWSYGLEVVQETARQTGAVLIVLPGDERPDPTLMSHSTASLADVDRVWQYLIEGGVDNYRQLLNFIASRWLDFDCAYRVAEVVPRVGIYDETRWLPEGMPLQGGAAIIFYRAHYLSGNLAAIEALCQALVDRNLTPVPIYVSSLKDPVVQRVLTSYCQQGVDVLLNTTSFSLASLDTDTPQVGFWATLNLPVFQVILSGAGKEFWESGWQGLTPRDMAMNVALPEVDGRIITRAISFKAVQTQNSALQTDVLVYEPVPDRVEFVAELALNWSKLRRKSVKERKVALILANYPTRDGRLANGVGLDTPQSCVEILHALKAAGYQVGDIPADSGELIKLLTAGVTNDPEGDGWRKAHQSLDSEEYWAHFQTLPIAVQQGIVERWGGDGVNPPVLSRFLAEETSSARAAKSSLERGTKNDRSLLEKAEMANPPKSPLERGTLNIDLDPIPPFLRGARGDSPSTSPTTYPIPGIQFGNVFVGIQPARGYDKDPNLNYHAPDLVPPHQYVAFYHWVKANFGADAIVHVGKHGNLEWLPGKSVALSENCYPEAVFGAMPHLYPFIVNDPGEGSQAKRRTQAVILDHLTPPMTRAELYGSLNQLEGLIDEYYEAQTLDPLRLAPIRDRLITLIQQEHLHETLGIPDLIPSQEGYPQGGVGKGLDVNSSDDTISRFLNTADGYLCELKEAQIRDGLHIFGQCPQDTQLRDLIVAIARNPNANRMGLTRAIALDWEWDFDPLTADLGEEFVGFVAPRNPPKSPFPRGTKNIDSRTNLGPIPPFLRGARGDSDAETKLATKPIRIIGDAVEILEEYAAELVQRLIETSVVGEGYPQGEPLQVNGEIGTHTQAELDWISTRLLPALQQTPQEMTNLLRGLNGEYIPSSASGAPTRGKPEVLPTGRNFYSVDIRAVPTETAWCLGRKAAEVLIDRYTQEHGEYPQTLGLSIWGTSTMRTGGDDIAQALALIGVQPVWDGVSRRVVDFEILPISILGRPRVDVTLRISGFFRDAFPNLIDLFDNAVKAVAALEETPEQNPLADRVQQEQIKWLEQGLTLDEAQTRSQYRIFGSKPGAYGAGLQGLIESQNWETEADLAQAYINWSAYAYTNKAEGIAAPEAFNQRLSNMQIVLQNQDNREHDLLDSDDYYQFQGGLTAAIKQVSGKAPEAYFGDNSRTENPKVRKLTEEIDRVYRSRVVNPKWIAGAMRHGYKGASEMAATLDFLFAYDATANCVQDFMYQGVADAYLFDESVREFIEQNNPWVQRDMAERLLEANQRGLWEDVELGTLERLRLMVNESEGVIESQGN, from the coding sequence ATGCATCGTCTCGCTACAATACCAGGTGGTTGGAATCCTGCTGCTGAAGGTGTCATCTTTGTCGAACAACAGCCAGCACCGATCGCATTTATCACCGCCGCTGATACCGATATACAGACATTAGCAGTTGCTACAACGCAGCTATCAGAAGAGTTCCCCCAGGTGCGGGTGGTGAATTTGTTGCAGTTGCAGCAGCAATTGACGATCGATACTTATGCCGAGGATGTATTGACAGCGGCGAAGGTGATAATCGTCCGCTTAATTGGGGGTCAATCCTATTGGAGTTATGGGCTAGAAGTCGTCCAGGAGACTGCTAGACAGACGGGAGCGGTGTTAATCGTTTTGCCAGGTGACGAGCGTCCCGATCCGACGTTGATGAGCCATTCTACAGCGAGTTTGGCGGATGTCGATCGAGTGTGGCAATACCTGATTGAAGGTGGGGTGGATAATTACCGTCAGTTATTGAATTTTATCGCCAGTCGATGGTTAGATTTTGACTGTGCATATCGTGTTGCGGAAGTTGTGCCGCGTGTGGGGATTTATGATGAAACGCGGTGGTTGCCAGAGGGAATGCCGTTACAGGGTGGGGCGGCGATCATTTTCTATCGGGCGCATTATCTATCGGGAAATCTAGCGGCGATCGAGGCATTGTGTCAAGCTTTAGTCGATCGTAACCTCACGCCCGTACCGATTTACGTGTCTTCGCTCAAAGATCCGGTGGTGCAGCGGGTGTTGACTAGTTATTGTCAGCAGGGGGTGGATGTTTTACTCAATACCACCAGTTTTTCCCTGGCGAGTTTGGATACCGATACGCCGCAAGTAGGTTTCTGGGCGACGCTGAATTTACCTGTTTTTCAAGTGATTTTGAGTGGTGCGGGGAAGGAATTTTGGGAATCTGGTTGGCAGGGGTTGACACCCCGCGATATGGCGATGAATGTGGCTCTACCAGAGGTGGATGGGCGGATTATTACGCGGGCGATTTCGTTTAAGGCGGTGCAAACTCAGAACTCGGCACTTCAGACGGATGTATTGGTGTATGAACCTGTACCCGATCGAGTGGAATTTGTGGCAGAATTGGCTTTGAATTGGAGCAAGCTACGGCGGAAATCGGTAAAAGAGCGCAAGGTAGCTCTGATTTTGGCTAATTACCCAACTCGCGATGGGCGGTTGGCGAATGGGGTGGGTTTAGATACGCCCCAAAGTTGTGTGGAAATTTTGCACGCGCTGAAGGCTGCGGGTTATCAGGTTGGGGATATTCCCGCTGATAGCGGGGAGTTGATTAAGTTATTGACGGCAGGAGTAACTAACGATCCTGAAGGGGATGGATGGCGGAAGGCGCATCAGTCTTTGGATAGTGAAGAGTATTGGGCGCATTTTCAGACTTTACCAATTGCGGTGCAACAGGGGATTGTTGAGCGATGGGGCGGAGATGGTGTAAATCCCCCTGTCTTGTCGCGCTTTTTAGCGGAGGAAACCTCCTCCGCGCGCGCCGCTAAATCCTCCTTGGAAAGGGGGACTAAGAACGATCGATCGTTATTGGAGAAGGCGGAGATGGCGAATCCCCCTAAATCCCCCTTGGAAAGGGGGACTTTGAACATAGATCTAGATCCGATCCCCCCCTTCTTAAGGGGGGCTAGGGGGGATTCACCATCTACATCACCCACCACCTACCCCATCCCCGGCATCCAATTCGGCAACGTCTTCGTCGGCATCCAACCCGCGCGCGGCTACGATAAAGATCCCAACCTCAACTACCACGCCCCCGATTTAGTGCCACCCCATCAATACGTCGCCTTCTATCACTGGGTAAAAGCTAACTTCGGTGCAGATGCGATCGTCCATGTCGGCAAACACGGTAACTTAGAATGGCTCCCAGGCAAAAGCGTCGCCCTCTCGGAAAATTGCTACCCCGAAGCCGTATTCGGCGCAATGCCCCACTTATACCCCTTCATTGTCAACGATCCTGGCGAAGGTTCCCAAGCCAAACGTCGCACCCAAGCCGTAATCCTCGATCATCTCACGCCACCGATGACACGAGCGGAACTCTACGGGAGTTTAAATCAATTAGAAGGTTTAATCGACGAGTATTACGAAGCCCAAACCCTAGATCCATTAAGACTAGCACCGATTCGCGATCGACTAATTACCCTCATCCAACAAGAACACCTCCACGAAACCCTCGGCATCCCCGACTTAATCCCCTCCCAGGAGGGGTACCCGCAGGGGGGGGTGGGTAAAGGACTAGATGTGAATTCCAGTGATGACACAATATCGAGGTTTTTAAATACCGCCGACGGCTATCTCTGCGAACTAAAAGAAGCCCAAATCCGCGACGGTTTGCATATATTTGGACAATGCCCCCAGGATACACAATTACGAGATTTAATTGTCGCGATCGCGCGTAATCCTAATGCAAATAGAATGGGTTTAACACGGGCAATTGCATTAGATTGGGAATGGGATTTCGATCCGTTAACGGCAGATCTGGGTGAAGAGTTTGTAGGATTCGTAGCTCCTAGAAATCCCCCTAAATCCCCCTTTCCAAGGGGGACTAAGAACATAGATTCCCGCACAAATCTAGGTCCAATCCCCCCCTTTTTAAGGGGGGCTAGGGGGGATTCAGATGCCGAAACGAAACTAGCAACCAAGCCAATCCGCATCATCGGTGACGCAGTAGAAATCCTCGAAGAATACGCCGCCGAATTAGTCCAGAGGTTGATAGAAACCAGCGTGGTTGGTGAAGGGTACCCACAAGGGGAACCCCTACAGGTTAATGGCGAGATCGGCACCCACACCCAAGCCGAACTAGACTGGATCTCCACCCGCCTCCTCCCCGCTCTCCAGCAAACCCCCCAGGAAATGACTAACCTCCTGCGCGGCTTAAACGGTGAATACATCCCCAGCAGCGCATCCGGCGCACCCACACGCGGTAAACCCGAAGTCCTCCCCACCGGACGAAATTTCTACTCCGTCGATATCCGCGCCGTACCCACCGAAACCGCCTGGTGCCTGGGACGCAAAGCCGCAGAAGTGCTGATCGATCGCTATACTCAAGAACATGGTGAATATCCCCAAACCCTCGGCTTATCCATCTGGGGCACATCCACCATGCGTACAGGCGGCGACGATATCGCCCAAGCTTTAGCATTAATCGGTGTTCAACCAGTTTGGGATGGAGTATCCCGCCGCGTTGTAGATTTTGAGATATTACCTATCTCAATTTTAGGTCGTCCCCGCGTCGATGTCACCTTGCGAATTTCCGGTTTCTTCCGCGATGCTTTTCCCAATTTAATCGATTTATTTGACAATGCTGTTAAAGCCGTCGCCGCATTAGAAGAAACCCCAGAGCAAAATCCATTAGCCGATCGAGTTCAACAAGAACAAATCAAATGGTTAGAGCAGGGATTAACATTAGATGAAGCTCAGACTCGATCGCAATATCGGATTTTCGGCTCTAAACCAGGTGCATATGGTGCCGGATTGCAAGGATTAATCGAATCCCAAAATTGGGAAACTGAAGCAGATTTAGCCCAAGCTTATATCAATTGGAGTGCCTACGCTTATACCAACAAAGCCGAAGGCATCGCCGCACCCGAAGCATTTAACCAACGCTTGAGTAATATGCAAATCGTTCTCCAAAATCAAGACAATCGCGAACACGACTTACTCGATTCCGATGATTATTATCAGTTTCAAGGTGGCTTAACCGCTGCAATTAAACAAGTATCCGGCAAAGCACCCGAAGCCTATTTCGGCGATAATTCTCGCACTGAAAATCCCAAAGTTCGCAAACTGACAGAAGAGATCGATCGGGTATATCGATCGCGTGTCGTCAACCCCAAATGGATCGCCGGAGCCATGCGTCACGGCTACAAGGGAGCCTCGGAAATGGCAGCGACGCTAGATTTCTTATTTGCCTATGATGCCACAGCTAATTGCGTGCAGGACTTCATGTATCAAGGTGTGGCGGATGCTTATTTATTCGATGAATCAGTCCGAGAATTTATCGAGCAAAATAATCCGTGGGTACAGCGAGATATGGCAGAAAGGTTACTCGAAGCTAATCAGCGGGGTTTGTGGGAAGATGTGGAATTGGGGACGTTGGAGCGGTTGAGGTTGATGGTAAATGAATCTGAAGGCGTAATTGAATCTCAGGGAAATTAA
- a CDS encoding KTSC domain-containing protein produces MNRIPVSSSNLASVGYDPGTQSLEVEFLHGGIYRYSGVPSSIYDGLMAADSHGTYFDRYVKKAGYSYQKIR; encoded by the coding sequence ATGAACAGAATCCCAGTATCATCATCCAATCTCGCATCAGTTGGATACGATCCAGGCACTCAATCACTAGAAGTTGAATTTCTGCATGGCGGTATATATCGATATTCAGGTGTTCCGTCATCAATTTATGATGGATTAATGGCAGCCGACTCTCATGGTACTTATTTCGATCGATACGTTAAGAAAGCTGGCTATAGTTATCAAAAAATTCGCTAA
- a CDS encoding BrnT family toxin has translation MEFEWNPDKAESNYEKHGVSFEEAATVFNDALSVTFPDPAHSIGESRYVIIGISRFGKLLIIAHTDREDKIGIISARAATRQERRFYEQSN, from the coding sequence ATGGAATTTGAGTGGAATCCAGACAAAGCAGAGTCAAACTATGAAAAACATGGTGTTTCTTTTGAGGAAGCTGCGACTGTATTCAATGACGCACTATCCGTCACTTTTCCAGATCCAGCGCATTCGATCGGAGAAAGCCGCTACGTTATAATTGGGATATCTAGGTTTGGAAAGCTTTTAATCATTGCACATACCGATCGAGAAGATAAAATCGGAATTATCAGTGCCAGAGCAGCCACTCGTCAGGAACGGAGATTCTATGAACAGTCAAATTGA
- a CDS encoding BrnT family toxin: MKFDWDENKAASNLFKHGVSFDEAKTVFDDPLYIDFYDPAHSDDEDRYLIVGESNQRRLLIVSYTERGNLIRLISAREVTRTEREVYEEG; encoded by the coding sequence ATGAAGTTTGATTGGGACGAAAATAAAGCAGCCAGTAATCTGTTCAAACATGGAGTATCATTCGATGAAGCAAAAACAGTTTTTGATGACCCACTCTATATTGACTTTTACGATCCAGCACATTCTGATGATGAGGATCGTTATCTAATCGTGGGAGAGTCTAATCAAAGACGGTTGTTAATTGTTTCTTATACGGAAAGGGGCAATTTAATTCGACTAATTAGTGCTAGAGAAGTAACACGTACTGAGAGGGAAGTTTATGAAGAAGGATAA
- a CDS encoding ribbon-helix-helix domain-containing protein — translation MASITIAIPDEQLEKLQQLARESKVSTEDLVRANLEDWLANSNDDFTQSASYVLKKNAELYRRLA, via the coding sequence ATGGCTTCTATTACGATCGCTATTCCAGATGAGCAACTTGAAAAGTTGCAACAGTTAGCACGAGAAAGTAAAGTTTCTACTGAAGATTTAGTGCGTGCCAATCTAGAAGACTGGCTGGCTAATTCTAACGATGATTTTACTCAATCAGCAAGTTATGTACTCAAGAAAAATGCCGAACTCTATCGTCGTTTAGCATGA
- the leuS gene encoding leucine--tRNA ligase, translating into MENTYNPAEIESKWQQSWTEQNLYKTDITSSKPKYYALSMFPYPSGNLHMGHVRNYVITDVVARQKRMQGHRVLHPMGWDAFGLPAENAAIERGIHPATWTYQNIAHMRGQLQKLGLSIDWDREVATCSPEYYRWTQWIFLKFYEGGLAYQKDGMVNWDPIDQTVLANEQVDSEGRSWRSGAIVEKKALKQWYFKITEYAEQLLTDLEQLSGWPEKVRIMQANWIGKSIGANLEFPIVGTSEKIAVFTTRPDTVYGVSYVVLAPEHPLTAQVTTSEQKAAVDAFVEEIKSQSEIDRTAEDKPKRGVATGAMAINPFTGAEVPIWIADYVLYEYGTGAVMGVPAHDVRDFKFAKQYQLPINQVIAAPDRDSSEPLAAAYTDAGTMINSNQFDGLDSVTAKQSIIEYAEQQGYGNGKIQYRLRDWLISRQRYWGVPIPIVHCPKCGAVPVPEADLPVKLPEDVEFTGKGGNPLAQLESWVNVPCPTCGTPAKRETDTMDTFVDSSWYFLRYPDAGNDKQIFDPNITNDWMPVDQYVGGIEHAVLHLLYARFFTKIVRDFGAGDKGKTSGALRSGSPTMEVRQDKFLNFDEPFKKLLTQGMVQATTYKNPQTGKYISQNTIFDVNNPIDPTTGDRLEVSFEKMSKSKYNGIDPEEVLGKYGADTARMFILFKAPPEKDLEWDEADVEGQFRFLNRMWRLAIGYKPTTANTGELSKSEKDLRRFVHHAIQAITEDLDGDYQFNTAISELMKLSNAITDADCKDSPVYADAIETLMLLAAPFAPHMTEELWQLTGHSGSIHEQAWRQFDPAALEADEITLVIQIMGKTRGTIQVPATKDSATLEAYARESAITKKFAEGKEIKKVIVVPGKLVNFIIG; encoded by the coding sequence ATGGAAAATACTTATAACCCCGCCGAGATTGAGTCAAAATGGCAGCAGTCTTGGACGGAGCAAAACTTATATAAAACCGATATAACTAGCTCTAAGCCTAAATATTACGCACTGTCGATGTTTCCCTATCCGTCGGGAAATCTGCACATGGGGCACGTTCGCAACTATGTGATTACTGACGTGGTAGCCAGACAGAAGCGGATGCAGGGACATCGCGTGTTGCATCCGATGGGTTGGGATGCGTTTGGATTGCCAGCGGAAAATGCCGCTATCGAACGGGGGATTCATCCGGCGACTTGGACGTATCAAAATATCGCCCACATGCGGGGACAGTTGCAGAAATTGGGTTTGTCGATCGATTGGGATCGAGAAGTAGCAACTTGTTCGCCGGAATATTATCGGTGGACGCAGTGGATTTTCTTGAAGTTTTACGAAGGTGGCTTGGCGTACCAAAAAGACGGGATGGTAAATTGGGACCCGATCGACCAAACCGTATTGGCGAACGAGCAAGTCGATAGTGAAGGGCGTTCCTGGCGTTCTGGCGCGATCGTCGAGAAGAAGGCTCTCAAGCAGTGGTATTTTAAAATTACTGAATATGCCGAGCAATTATTGACCGATCTGGAGCAGTTGTCGGGTTGGCCGGAAAAAGTTCGGATCATGCAGGCAAATTGGATCGGTAAATCGATTGGGGCTAATCTGGAATTTCCCATCGTCGGTACGAGTGAGAAAATTGCTGTATTTACGACTCGTCCCGATACTGTTTATGGTGTGAGCTACGTTGTATTGGCTCCAGAACACCCGTTGACGGCGCAGGTAACGACTTCCGAACAAAAAGCGGCGGTAGATGCCTTCGTGGAGGAAATTAAGAGTCAGAGCGAGATCGATCGGACGGCGGAAGATAAGCCCAAACGAGGTGTCGCGACGGGTGCGATGGCGATTAATCCGTTTACTGGGGCGGAAGTACCGATTTGGATTGCCGATTATGTCTTGTACGAATATGGCACGGGTGCGGTGATGGGCGTTCCCGCGCATGACGTTCGCGATTTCAAGTTTGCGAAGCAATATCAGTTGCCGATTAATCAAGTAATTGCCGCGCCGGATCGGGATTCTAGCGAACCCTTAGCAGCCGCCTACACGGACGCAGGGACGATGATTAATTCCAATCAATTCGATGGGTTAGACTCGGTTACCGCCAAGCAGTCGATTATCGAATATGCCGAACAGCAGGGCTATGGTAACGGCAAGATTCAGTATCGCCTGCGGGATTGGTTGATTTCGCGGCAACGTTATTGGGGTGTGCCGATTCCGATCGTCCATTGCCCAAAATGTGGTGCGGTGCCAGTACCAGAGGCCGATTTACCAGTGAAATTGCCTGAAGATGTCGAATTTACTGGCAAAGGTGGCAATCCCTTGGCGCAATTGGAGTCGTGGGTGAATGTGCCATGCCCGACTTGCGGCACGCCAGCCAAGCGGGAAACCGATACGATGGATACGTTTGTGGATTCATCTTGGTATTTCTTACGGTATCCAGATGCGGGTAATGACAAGCAGATTTTCGATCCGAATATTACCAATGATTGGATGCCTGTGGATCAATACGTCGGTGGAATCGAACATGCGGTATTGCACTTATTATATGCACGCTTCTTTACAAAGATCGTGCGCGACTTTGGGGCAGGGGATAAGGGTAAGACTAGCGGCGCACTCCGGTCGGGTTCCCCGACCATGGAAGTGCGACAAGACAAGTTCCTAAATTTTGATGAACCGTTCAAAAAATTGTTGACTCAGGGGATGGTGCAAGCAACTACTTATAAAAATCCGCAGACTGGCAAATATATCAGCCAAAATACCATCTTCGATGTGAATAATCCGATCGATCCGACTACTGGCGATCGGCTCGAAGTCTCATTCGAGAAGATGTCTAAATCTAAATATAATGGCATCGATCCAGAGGAAGTTTTGGGTAAATATGGTGCAGATACAGCACGGATGTTTATCTTATTTAAGGCACCACCAGAAAAAGATCTCGAATGGGATGAAGCAGATGTCGAAGGACAATTTCGATTTCTGAATCGCATGTGGCGATTGGCGATCGGTTATAAACCTACGACCGCTAATACTGGCGAATTATCCAAATCAGAGAAAGATTTACGCCGATTCGTCCACCATGCCATTCAAGCAATTACTGAAGATTTGGATGGTGATTATCAATTTAATACAGCCATCTCTGAATTGATGAAACTGAGTAATGCGATTACCGATGCCGATTGCAAAGATTCGCCCGTATATGCTGATGCGATCGAAACTCTGATGCTATTAGCCGCACCATTCGCGCCGCATATGACGGAGGAATTATGGCAATTGACGGGACATAGTGGTTCGATTCACGAACAAGCATGGCGTCAATTCGATCCGGCTGCTTTAGAAGCTGATGAAATTACTTTGGTAATTCAAATTATGGGCAAAACTCGCGGCACGATTCAGGTTCCAGCGACGAAGGATTCAGCAACTTTAGAAGCTTATGCACGGGAGTCGGCGATTACTAAAAAGTTTGCTGAAGGTAAGGAGATTAAGAAGGTAATTGTCGTACCAGGGAAATTAGTTAACTTTATCATCGGTTGA
- a CDS encoding antibiotic biosynthesis monooxygenase family protein, with protein MILEVAILDLKAGVTEEFEAAFLVASKIIVAMPGYISHELQRCLEKRDRYILMVRWQKLEDHTVGFRRSPEYQQWRSLLHHFYDPFPTVEHYETVLVSTK; from the coding sequence TTGATTTTAGAAGTCGCAATCCTAGATCTCAAAGCTGGTGTAACTGAAGAATTTGAAGCTGCTTTTCTAGTGGCTTCAAAAATTATTGTGGCAATGCCGGGATATATTTCGCACGAACTCCAACGCTGTCTAGAAAAACGCGATCGATACATTCTAATGGTGCGCTGGCAAAAGTTAGAAGACCATACCGTTGGATTTAGAAGATCGCCAGAATATCAACAATGGCGTTCTTTATTACACCATTTTTACGATCCATTCCCAACAGTAGAGCATTATGAAACGGTCTTAGTTTCTACTAAATAG